The genomic interval AATTGCTCAAGCAGATAACTGCGGTAGCCAGCACGGATTTGACCGAAGAGTTAGCGGGAAGCAGCAAAGGCTCCATGATCCGCAAGATTTATTATTCCTACCCGCAAACTTTTGAAGGTGCTTTCGGGCCTATCTCCAACAAGATTCTGCTGGAAGTGAATGCTTTTGCCCACCCTTCGCCATACCAGCCACTGCCGATCTCTACGTATATTTATGACTTCCTGAAAAGCAGGGGAGAGGATGCGCTTATCAAAGAGTTCGGCCTTGAACCATTTCCATTTCAGGTTCTGTGTCTTGAGCGGACATTTACAGAAAAAGTGATGGCAATCGTAAAAGCATCTTGCAGCGATAATCCAACGGAATTCTTGCGCCAGAAGATCAGGCATATTTACGACATCCATCAGCTCATGCAGCGGGGAGAGATTCAGAAGTTTGTCAACTCTGATGATTTCCAACAACTTCTTGAGGTTGTTCGCAAATTTGATCAGGAAGCTCCAGTCGGTGATGCAAAGTGGGTAGATATGAATATTGCCGAGTGTCCCATTTTTTCTGATACGGAGGCTGTATGGAAATCTCTGTTGCCTGCATATCGTGATGGTCTGGGGGCTATTGTCTATGGTGAACTGCCTGCTGCGGATGATGTTTTGCAGAGTCTGGTGGAGCTGGGTAAAGTCTTATAGCTAAATTTTTCTCGTT from Desulfovibrio sp. JC010 carries:
- a CDS encoding nucleotidyl transferase AbiEii/AbiGii toxin family protein; its protein translation is MRLHESKELFRDAIQATAEHLRLQSIFIEKDYWLTLALYRIYQTELADVTVFKGGTSLSKAYGCIERFSEDVDLAVITEQDIASNQIKKLLKQITAVASTDLTEELAGSSKGSMIRKIYYSYPQTFEGAFGPISNKILLEVNAFAHPSPYQPLPISTYIYDFLKSRGEDALIKEFGLEPFPFQVLCLERTFTEKVMAIVKASCSDNPTEFLRQKIRHIYDIHQLMQRGEIQKFVNSDDFQQLLEVVRKFDQEAPVGDAKWVDMNIAECPIFSDTEAVWKSLLPAYRDGLGAIVYGELPAADDVLQSLVELGKVL